The following coding sequences lie in one Flavobacteriales bacterium genomic window:
- a CDS encoding helix-hairpin-helix domain-containing protein yields the protein MSNKFIDSYFFYSNREKQGVIALVILIILLVVFLFFRSNMEPKISYETDVDSLIHKVESVPHNIEEVIGKQKKQTLFEFNPNGLSIEDWKRLGLSEKQAMVIKKYEEKGGVFRKPKDLKKMYSISIQKYDELKGFIRIPPKEAKVRIVPSIKERNKVVQVIDINRCDTTSLKSLKGIGTVFSKRIIKYRELLGGYDHIDQLREVYGIDSTLFSAIVPYVKVESHRITQIDLRKVSIKGLAGHPYLSYNQSRALCNYYQTHPNMSTIDDLLSIKILDTLTFEKIKPYLILGKAL from the coding sequence ATGTCAAACAAATTTATCGATTCTTATTTTTTTTATTCTAACAGAGAGAAACAAGGTGTAATAGCTCTAGTAATATTAATAATACTGTTAGTAGTGTTTTTGTTTTTCCGTTCGAATATGGAGCCGAAAATTAGCTATGAAACGGATGTTGATTCATTAATTCATAAAGTTGAATCTGTTCCTCATAATATTGAAGAAGTTATAGGTAAACAAAAGAAGCAGACGCTTTTTGAATTTAACCCCAACGGTTTGTCGATTGAAGATTGGAAAAGACTTGGTCTATCGGAAAAACAAGCAATGGTGATTAAGAAGTACGAAGAAAAAGGTGGTGTGTTTAGAAAACCTAAGGACCTAAAAAAAATGTACAGTATTTCTATTCAGAAATATGATGAGTTAAAGGGGTTTATAAGAATACCTCCAAAGGAGGCTAAAGTGAGGATAGTACCCTCGATTAAAGAAAGGAATAAGGTTGTTCAGGTAATTGATATAAATAGGTGTGATACAACTAGCTTGAAAAGCCTAAAGGGTATAGGAACAGTGTTTTCAAAACGGATAATTAAGTATCGTGAACTTTTGGGGGGATATGATCATATTGACCAGTTAAGGGAAGTGTACGGTATAGATTCTACGCTATTCTCAGCCATCGTTCCTTATGTTAAGGTTGAAAGTCATCGAATTACTCAAATTGATTTGAGAAAAGTTTCCATAAAGGGACTGGCTGGTCATCCTTACTTAAGCTATAATCAATCTAGAGCTTTATGCAACTATTATCAAACCCATCCTAATATGTCTACTATTGACGACTTGTTGAGTATTAAAATATTAGATACCTTGACTTTTGAAAAAATAAAGCCTTATCTGATTCTTGGTAAAGCTCTGTAG